The genomic window GGTCCATTATATCACTATCAACTTTACCCTCGTTTATTGCTGTGAAGAGTGATTTTAGAGCTTCCCTCTTCGCTCTCATGTAAAGCTCACCCCCAAAGGCTCTTATCCTTGATAAAACTTTGACAATAGGGCCAACTGGTCATTAATCTATTCTCAGCACTTTTTGAGCATATTCTGGCGGGGCGTGTTTATAGTAACCTTTATTAGGGTTTTTGCCGAATTCTTTCAGGTGGTTGCCGTGATCCCCAGATGGGATCACAGACTCAAAGACCCTGAAAGCGTGGCATTCACAATTCTTGACGTTTTAGCAGACTTCGAATCAGAAGGAAAGCTGAAGAACCTGCCAAAATCCAAAAAATTTCCAGTAAAAACAATACTGGCAATACTCCTCTTTAAACAATACTACAACCTACCCCTCAGAGACGCCCAGCACTACGGCAGAAAATTCTTCGGAGCAAACATTCACTACTCAACCCTCCACAACTGGGAGAAAAAGCTGAACCTCGAAGAACTGACAAACCACCTCCTGAAAAAACTCCAGAAATTACCCTACGCCAGCACTCAAGCAGACTCAACCATTATCACAAATAAAAAAAGGGCAGGATAGAAGTTCAGGCAATAACGAGAATCCTGCCGGGTTTACTGTATCCGGTTGCTGTGAGGATCACAACTTCTGAGAACGAGCTGATTGAACTCCTGCCGGAGGGTTCTGGGAATTTTTATGCTGATGGGGCTTATGATTCAAAGAAAGTTCTGAACACTGTGGTGGAAAAGGGTTATCGGCCGATTGTTAAGAAAACTAAGAACCCTCCAGGTGGTTTTGGTAGTAAGAGGAGAGATAGAGTGTTTTCTGAAGAAGAGTACAGGCATAGGAATCCTCATGAGGGGTTCTGGGGTGCGTTTACAACGTGGTTTGGCAGTAGGATCCCCTGTTTTCTGAAAAAGACTACTGTAACCCGAATCCTGCTTGGGGTAATGTGTTATGGTCTGAAAATCCTCCTCAGAGTCAAATACTGTTTAAATAACAGGGGGTGAAACTAAACACGCCCTATTCTGGCGAAAAGTTTATAAAGATATCCCAGATAGCTAAAGTGGACATGGCCGGGGTGGTGTAGCCTGGTTAGCACAGGGGACTGTGGATCCCCTAGCCCGGGTTCAAATCCCGGCCCCGGCCCCAGAACAACACTTCTCCCAAAATACAACGCCTTCAAAACTTCTTCAAGCAAACGAGACATGTTAATGTTATTTTTCTTCGCAAACTCCACCAAATCAGCCCATCTACCAGAGGAACAAAAACATCGGTGTTGTCGCTCCCTTGCCCTTGAGGAGTACTGCGATGAAGAAGTTATGGGGGAACCATTCAAGAAGGTTATTGAAACTCTCAAGGAGATTGGATTCAGAACAACTACCGGAATGTAAGGATCAAATTCCTTTCTTCTTTGAAAATTTTTATGCCAGGTTTTTAGAGCTTACTTGGTCTAAATGTTTCCCCAATGATCCTGAAGAGAGAAAACTATAATTACCATTAAGTGAAATTCAAATTAGTGGCTTTCGTCGTGGTGTTCATAATGGATGAGGCAAAGATAGCAGTCTTTGCATATTCAGAAGACAAATTTGAGGAAAAGAGGGTTAAAACGGTCAAAGATGTCCTCAAATACAAAGATTACAAGGTGGTTTGGGTAAACATAGACGGAATTGCTTATCTCCAAGAGCTTAAAGAAATCTTCAACTTTCATGAAGTTGCTATTAAGTCAATTCTTAGAGCAAAGACCCGGGCAAGGGTTTCCATTCTAAAAGACCACATTTTTGTTTTACTTCACCAAGTCTACGAGCTGAAAGGGGGCCTGAAAAAAGAGAGAACCGCGGTTTTTCTAAAAGATAACTTCGTCATAACAATGCAGGAACGGCCTGGCGACGTGTTTAACACAATTAGGGAAAGCATAAGGCACGGAGAAGGAATTTTTAGAAAAAAAAGGTGCCGATTACCTACTCTTTGCCCTTCTCGATGCAATAGTTGAAAACTACGTTCCAATTCTAGAGAACATCAGCTCGCAAATGGAGCTCATAGAAACCAAAGTCCTAAAAGACGGAGACAGAGAAGTGCTCCGAAAGATACATGGAATTAGGAGAAGGATACTGTTTTTGAGAAGAACAATATTTCCCCTGTTAGAGATTTTTAGACGGTTGAGAGTAGAAGGAAAAGAATTTTTCACTGAAGAGACGCAGAGATACCTGGAAGAACTCCATGAGCACGTCATGGAAATCCTCGATATTATTGAAAATCACCGAGAAATGACCAATGGATTGATAGATATCTACTACTCCACCCTCTCCATGAAAACAAACGACATCATAAGGATTCTCACTGTAGTCTCTACGATCTTCATCCCTCTAACCTTCATAACAGGTATATATGGAATGAACTTCAATACACATGTCTCCCGTTCTGGTCAGCCGTGATTTGTGTAAAGTTCGTAAACATCAGCACGGCTGACCTTCCCCACTCTAACCTTCATCGTGGGGCTTTCGGGGGGAACGGAAACTCCCCACATCTTCAAGGCTCTAAGTGAAATATTCCAACTCCCAACAACATCCCTATCAGCCTCAAAACCACACTCGCATTTCAAAACCCTGCGCCCATTCGGGCTTAACTTACCCCCACATACCGGGCACAGGGAGGAAGTGAAAGCAGGATTAACGAAAACAACCCTAACACCCTTTAACTTAGCCTTGTATTCGATTATGCTCTGGAGTTTTCTAAAACTCCAGCGGTGCAAACGACCATTCATCTCAGCCGAATACCTTATCGAATCCCTGATTTCCGTTAAATCCTCCAAGGCAATACCACCGTATTTTTCAGCTAATTCAACAATTTTATTAGCCAATTTGTGATAAAGGTCATCCAGCCTGTTCCTCTCCCTTCTCCCATACTTTTCCAGAAGCTCTTCCCTCTTCTTTCCAGCCCTAAGCTTCTTCTGGATTTTTCTCCTCTTTACGAAGTAACCAGTCCTTAACTCCCGCTCGTGGGTGATAATCTGGACGAATTCGCCGTTTGGAAGGCTCAGCGTTACGTTGTTCTCGTTCAAGTCCACGCCGACAAAGGTTTCAGGCTCTCTCACTTCAACCTCTCTGGAGAAGACTACGTTAATGAAGACACCCTTTTGAGTCCTCACCAACCACGCTTGGCCGATTTTCCAATCCCCAAACTTCTCGTGATATTTGGCTGGATAAAACTCCAGTTCAATCCTCCCGCTTGGAGTGGAGAGTTTTACTATTCTTTTTTCAAGGTCGAGTTTAAAGAGATGATCGTCGAGCATTATAACTTCCTTCTTGAAAACTGGCTTACCATTGGCTTTTCCCTTCTTTCTCCTCTTGCGGTAGCTCTTGTAAATCATTGTTGCCATTTGGGTGGCCGTGTAGTGGTAGTGGCTTGGTAACTCTGGATACTCCTTGCGGAGGCTTTTGTACGTTTCCTTTTTGAGCCTGTAAAAGCTAGTAACGTTGTTCTCGAAAGCATAACCGATGAGGTAGTTCACAATCTCCCGATAAGTGGAGAAGAGAGCATCTAACCCATTGGGTATTTCCTTGAGTTTGAGCTTGGCGGTTAGTTTGATTGTTTCACTCGGCATTTTCTAGCTCCTTCTTGGTTTTTCTGATCCACATTTTTATGGCCTCGCTTATTGCTACTCCAAG from Thermococcus bergensis includes these protein-coding regions:
- a CDS encoding CorA family divalent cation transporter, with product MKFKLVAFVVVFIMDEAKIAVFAYSEDKFEEKRVKTVKDVLKYKDYKVVWVNIDGIAYLQELKEIFNFHEVAIKSILRAKTRARVSILKDHIFVLLHQVYELKGGLKKERTAVFLKDNFVITMQERPGDVFNTIRESIRHGEGIFRKKRCRLPTLCPSRCNS
- a CDS encoding CorA family divalent cation transporter, giving the protein MVENYVPILENISSQMELIETKVLKDGDREVLRKIHGIRRRILFLRRTIFPLLEIFRRLRVEGKEFFTEETQRYLEELHEHVMEILDIIENHREMTNGLIDIYYSTLSMKTNDIIRILTVVSTIFIPLTFITGIYGMNFNTHVSRSGQP
- a CDS encoding RNA-guided endonuclease InsQ/TnpB family protein; this translates as MPSETIKLTAKLKLKEIPNGLDALFSTYREIVNYLIGYAFENNVTSFYRLKKETYKSLRKEYPELPSHYHYTATQMATMIYKSYRKRRKKGKANGKPVFKKEVIMLDDHLFKLDLEKRIVKLSTPSGRIELEFYPAKYHEKFGDWKIGQAWLVRTQKGVFINVVFSREVEVREPETFVGVDLNENNVTLSLPNGEFVQIITHERELRTGYFVKRRKIQKKLRAGKKREELLEKYGRRERNRLDDLYHKLANKIVELAEKYGGIALEDLTEIRDSIRYSAEMNGRLHRWSFRKLQSIIEYKAKLKGVRVVFVNPAFTSSLCPVCGGKLSPNGRRVLKCECGFEADRDVVGSWNISLRALKMWGVSVPPESPTMKVRVGKVSRADVYELYTNHG